From Calothrix sp. PCC 6303, a single genomic window includes:
- a CDS encoding protein kinase domain-containing protein, protein MQTWLNNRYRVIQTLGSGGFGETFLAEDTQMPSQRRCVIKLLKPVTTSPQIYQLVQERFQREAAILEELGGGSNQIPNLYAYFQQDSQFYLVQEWVEGLTLTEKVRREGRVPEQIVQELLISLLGVIEYVHGKRIVHRDIKPDNIIIRYRDQKPVLIDFGAVRESMGTVVNSQGSPTSSIIIGTPGYMPSEQAAGRPVYSSDLYSLGITSIYLLTGKQPQQLDSDPQTGEIVWRQFATGVSNEMMQIIDHAIAYHPRERFSSAREMLDALGGVVNTVTPAYQVPATLPSSPETIPVIPQTTHSPRPNNSIFLGSLIAGGLIGASTIIALVLTRFSQSPINNTIGVTTPTEIPTLSGFIPENTLTPQPSKNSISNNTTPIVISSPQGNQTGESSFYFLADTAFSANREAEANKQIRLLQTQGYGNAGMLWIPDYPNLSGKQLFEVYAGKFSDRASCIELLRSFGKQNPDSYCIFASKNAKASPDRFYYKQITNSSASPVVSSSATENDYAFLSQRLVRDEDLANKTPLELDIMRNSIFAKYGRKFDTPGLQDYFNRQSWYQPKYSSQDFDKLNLLSRTEMQNASYIIQYQKKNNLLYFR, encoded by the coding sequence ATGCAAACTTGGCTAAATAACCGTTACCGTGTGATTCAAACACTAGGAAGCGGTGGATTTGGGGAAACTTTTCTCGCAGAGGATACCCAAATGCCATCACAACGTCGATGTGTGATTAAATTGCTCAAACCTGTGACGACAAGTCCGCAAATTTATCAACTTGTTCAGGAACGTTTTCAGCGAGAAGCTGCTATCTTAGAGGAACTTGGGGGAGGCAGTAACCAAATTCCCAATTTATACGCATATTTCCAGCAAGATAGTCAATTTTATCTTGTTCAGGAATGGGTTGAAGGCTTAACCCTAACTGAAAAGGTTAGGAGAGAAGGAAGAGTACCAGAACAAATTGTTCAAGAATTATTGATCAGTTTATTAGGTGTAATCGAGTATGTACATGGAAAACGCATTGTTCACCGTGACATAAAACCCGATAATATTATTATTCGCTATCGTGATCAAAAACCTGTTTTAATTGACTTTGGAGCGGTACGGGAATCTATGGGGACTGTAGTTAATTCTCAAGGTAGTCCCACCAGTTCGATTATTATTGGTACACCTGGATACATGCCCAGTGAACAGGCTGCTGGCAGACCAGTGTATTCTAGTGATTTATATAGCTTGGGCATTACGAGTATTTACTTGTTAACTGGTAAGCAACCCCAACAGTTAGACAGTGATCCGCAGACAGGTGAAATTGTTTGGCGACAATTTGCTACAGGTGTAAGCAATGAAATGATGCAGATTATCGATCATGCGATCGCATATCATCCTAGAGAGCGTTTTAGCAGTGCCAGGGAAATGCTAGATGCTTTGGGTGGTGTTGTCAATACTGTCACACCTGCTTACCAAGTTCCGGCAACTTTACCATCTTCTCCAGAAACAATTCCTGTGATTCCCCAAACAACTCACAGTCCCCGACCAAATAATAGTATATTTCTGGGTAGTTTAATTGCAGGTGGTTTAATTGGTGCATCAACAATTATTGCTCTAGTCTTAACTAGATTTTCTCAATCTCCCATAAACAATACTATTGGTGTCACCACACCAACAGAAATTCCGACATTGAGTGGTTTCATACCAGAAAATACTCTGACACCACAACCAAGTAAAAATAGTATCTCCAACAATACTACACCCATAGTAATTAGTTCACCCCAGGGAAATCAAACTGGGGAGAGTTCGTTTTATTTCCTTGCAGATACGGCTTTTTCTGCCAATAGGGAAGCAGAAGCAAACAAGCAGATTCGGCTTTTACAAACTCAAGGTTATGGGAATGCGGGGATGCTGTGGATTCCAGACTACCCCAATTTGTCAGGGAAACAGTTATTTGAAGTATATGCAGGCAAGTTTAGCGATCGCGCTTCCTGTATAGAATTGTTACGTAGCTTTGGCAAGCAAAATCCTGATAGCTATTGTATTTTTGCCAGTAAAAACGCAAAGGCATCACCTGATAGATTCTATTACAAACAAATCACTAATTCTTCAGCGTCTCCAGTGGTATCATCAAGTGCAACAGAAAATGATTATGCTTTTCTTTCACAACGACTTGTTAGGGATGAAGATTTAGCGAATAAAACACCTTTAGAACTGGATATTATGCGAAATTCAATCTTTGCTAAATATGGACGCAAATTCGATACTCCTGGGTTACAAGATTATTTTAATAGGCAATCTTGGTACCAACCTAAATATTCCAGTCAAGATTTTGATAAATTGAATTTGCTATCCAGAACTGAAATGCAAAATGCTAGCTATATTATTCAATATCAAAAGAAGAATAACCTCCTGTATTTTCGTTAA
- a CDS encoding aminotransferase class V-fold PLP-dependent enzyme, whose translation MNNSPTETKLHQHRSHFLALANKSYFNYGGQGPLPQGGIDAIHQAQIQMQHSGPFASQVYTWQLKEAASTRHAIASELNVSPQTITLTENVTMGCNIAMWGINWQAGDHLLLTDCEHHAVIAIAQAIQQRFRVEVTTCPILNATNPTAVIQQHLRPNTRLVAISHVLWNTGEVLEVDKIAQICSKNQTRLLVDAAQSVGMLPLNLTDLGVDFYAFTGHKWLCGPAGLGGLYVSPSAQDSLQPTFVGWRSVTTDIEGQPQNLQPHGERYEIATSDYPLMAGLRNAIALHNQWGNAEVRYQQILQNSEYLWRKLSQLQHVKCLLNSPPPSGLISFQLSSRERQTPLVKHLETQGLFVRTIAKPDSVRACVHYFTSESEMDQLVVEIEKF comes from the coding sequence ATGAATAATTCCCCCACAGAAACCAAGTTGCATCAACACCGTTCTCATTTTCTCGCTTTAGCGAATAAATCCTACTTTAACTATGGTGGTCAGGGTCCATTACCGCAAGGAGGGATAGACGCGATTCATCAAGCACAAATTCAGATGCAGCATTCAGGACCATTTGCAAGTCAAGTTTACACTTGGCAATTAAAGGAAGCTGCTTCTACTCGTCATGCGATCGCATCTGAGTTGAATGTCTCTCCACAAACCATTACCTTGACTGAAAATGTCACCATGGGTTGTAATATTGCCATGTGGGGAATCAATTGGCAAGCTGGTGATCATCTATTATTAACCGATTGTGAGCATCATGCCGTGATAGCGATCGCTCAAGCAATCCAACAGCGGTTTAGGGTGGAAGTCACAACTTGTCCGATTCTGAATGCAACTAACCCCACGGCAGTTATTCAGCAACATCTGCGTCCAAATACCCGCTTAGTGGCAATTAGTCACGTTCTTTGGAATACTGGGGAAGTTTTAGAAGTTGACAAAATAGCTCAAATATGTTCAAAAAATCAAACCCGACTATTAGTTGATGCCGCCCAATCGGTGGGGATGTTACCCTTAAACTTGACGGACTTAGGTGTCGATTTTTACGCATTTACTGGGCATAAATGGCTATGTGGTCCCGCCGGATTGGGAGGGTTATATGTATCTCCAAGCGCCCAAGATAGTCTACAGCCGACATTCGTAGGTTGGCGGAGTGTGACTACAGATATTGAAGGACAGCCACAAAATTTACAACCCCACGGCGAACGTTACGAAATCGCCACATCTGATTATCCCTTAATGGCTGGATTGCGAAACGCGATCGCGCTCCACAACCAATGGGGAAATGCTGAAGTCCGTTATCAACAAATTCTCCAAAATAGTGAATATTTATGGCGGAAGCTTTCACAGTTACAGCATGTTAAATGTCTGCTAAATTCTCCACCACCTAGCGGCTTAATCTCATTTCAACTTAGTAGTAGAGAGCGACAAACTCCACTAGTGAAACATCTAGAAACACAAGGTTTATTTGTGCGTACCATCGCTAAACCTGATAGTGTTCGTGCTTGCGTTCATTATTTCACCTCAGAATCAGAAATGGATCAATTAGTTGTGGAAATAGAGAAATTTTAG
- a CDS encoding histidine phosphatase family protein translates to MTLNLYLLRHGETTFSQSGNFCGETDAELTSEGMQMAESFADVYQQLKWEAVYVSPMKRAIATAKPLCDATGMDMQLRDGLREGSYGEWETKSKSFAQENYAENYVKWLTEPAWNAPKGGETAVDIANRSMPVIAEIQEKYPEGNVLVVAHKATIRILLCSLLGIDLGRYRYRVNILVASVSMVKFDVHGPLLEILGDRHHIPDSIRSRPGT, encoded by the coding sequence ATGACACTCAATTTATACTTACTGCGACATGGTGAAACTACTTTTAGCCAAAGTGGTAATTTCTGTGGTGAAACGGATGCGGAGTTAACATCTGAAGGGATGCAGATGGCAGAAAGTTTTGCCGATGTTTATCAACAGTTGAAGTGGGAAGCGGTTTATGTTAGTCCGATGAAGCGTGCAATTGCCACTGCCAAGCCACTGTGTGATGCTACTGGTATGGATATGCAGTTGCGTGACGGACTTAGGGAAGGTAGTTACGGGGAATGGGAAACCAAGAGCAAATCTTTTGCTCAGGAGAATTACGCAGAAAACTATGTAAAATGGTTGACAGAACCTGCTTGGAATGCTCCCAAAGGTGGAGAAACTGCGGTAGATATTGCTAACCGTTCTATGCCTGTAATTGCTGAAATTCAAGAAAAATATCCGGAGGGCAATGTTTTAGTGGTTGCCCATAAAGCCACGATTCGGATTCTGCTTTGCAGTTTACTGGGAATCGATTTGGGACGCTATCGCTATCGGGTGAATATTTTGGTCGCGTCAGTAAGTATGGTTAAATTTGATGTTCATGGTCCCCTATTAGAAATATTAGGCGATCGCCATCATATACCCGATTCCATTCGCTCTCGTCCAGGAACATAA